The genomic DNA AGGGGACGAATTACCTGCTGCAGCAAGGCGCCAAATTAATCCAAAACTCCGTTGATTTGCTCGACGAGTTCGGGCTGAGCTGCCCGCTGCGGCCGCGAAATGAGGCGGTGCTCTCTTTCAGGGAAAAGAAAATACTTGACTTGTGCGGGGAAAATGAGTTAAAAGGTATCGACTTTTTGGTGGATGCGCTCGATTGGCCGGCAGCGGAAATCATCTCGCTTTGCATGGGATTGGTTTTGAAAAATCTGCTGGTTGAAGAAACGGGCGGCTACCGAAGGATGGCGTATGGCTAAAAAAACGTTGGTGATTGTCGAATCTCCCGCCAAGTCGAATACGATCTCCAAGTATCTGGGCGACGGGTACATGATCGGGTCGTCGATGGGGCACGTCCGCGACCTGCCGGTCGAGGTCCTGGGAATTGACGTGAAGAACAATTACAAGCCTTTTTACGTCGATTTGCCCGGGAAAGCGCAGGTGATCAAGGATTTGCGCCAGCTGGCGCAAAAAGCGGACAAGATCCTGCTGGCGTCGGACCCGGATCGCGAAGGCGAAGCCATCGCTTTTCATCTGCAGGAAATTCTCAAAAAGGACAACGAGAATATCTTCCGGGTGCTTTTCAACGAAATCACCCGCTCCGCCATCCTGGCGGCGGTCGAAAATCCCTTGACCATCGACCCGCGCAAGGTCGATTCCCAGCAGATGCGCCGCTTGCTCGACCGCCTGGCCGGGTACAAGATCAGTCCGGTCCTGCAGAGAAAAATCGGCGGGCCGCTGTCGGCCGGGCGCGTGCAATCGATTGCCCTGAAACTGATCGTGGAAAGGGAAAAGGAAATCAGGGCCTTTGTTTCCGAAGAATACTGGACCGTCGCCGTCGAGCTGGAAGGAAGCCAGCCGCCCGCCTTTACCAGCAAGCTGGAAAAATGCGACGGCAAAAACGTGGCCATCGTCTCCGGCGATGCCTGCACAGTCGTTCTGGACGAATTAAGGGCCAATCCCTATTGCCTCGACCGCATCCAGAAGAAGCTGAAAAAACGCAAACCCCTGCCGCCGTTGATCACTTCGACCCTGCAGCAAGAGGCCTTCCGCCGCTTCAAGTTCCCGGTAAAGAAAACGATGCAACTGGCCCAGCAGCTGTACGAAGGGGTGAACATTCACGGCGGCGAGACCACCGGTTTGATCACCTACATGCGCACCGATTCCTTCCGCATCGCGGACCAGGCCCGCGACCAGGCCCGCGAGTGGATCGTCGCCAACCTGGGCAAGAAGTTTTACCCGGCCGCGGCCAACACCTTCAAGAAGAAAGCCAAAATCCAGGATGCCCACGAATGCATCCGTCCCACCACCCCCTTTCACGCCCCGGACGGCATCAAGGCCGATCTGAACCCGAGCCAGCTGAAGATCTACCAGCTGATCTGGGAGCGTTTTTTCGCCTCGCAGATGGCGGCGGCCGAAATCGAGGAAACCCAATTTGATGTCCGCAACGGCCGCTACCTGTTCGTGACCAAGGGCGAGATCGTCAAGTTCAAGGGCTTCCTGGCCATGGCCAAGGGCGAGAGCGAGCAGACCGTCCTGCCGCTGCTGCAGGAAAAGGAGATCCTGAAATTGCTCGCCAGCGACGACAAGCAGAATTTCACCAAACCGCCGGCCCGCTACAACGAGGCGTCGCTGGTGAAGGTGCTGGAGGAAAAAGGCATCGGCCGCCCCTCCACCTACGCCAAGATCATCGAGACGCTCAACAAGCGCGAATACGTGTACAGCGAGGAGAAGAAATTCGTTCCCACCGATTTGGGCATCAATGTCGTCGATTACCTGGAAGAGAATTTCAAGGACATCATGAACTTCAATTTCACCGCCGAACTGGAAAAGAAACTCGACCAGGTGGCCGAAGGCGAGCTGGACTGGGTGACCGGGATCGACCAGTTCTACAAGAAACTGGCGCTGGACCTGGCCAAG from Candidatus Aminicenantes bacterium includes the following:
- the topA gene encoding type I DNA topoisomerase, whose translation is MAKKTLVIVESPAKSNTISKYLGDGYMIGSSMGHVRDLPVEVLGIDVKNNYKPFYVDLPGKAQVIKDLRQLAQKADKILLASDPDREGEAIAFHLQEILKKDNENIFRVLFNEITRSAILAAVENPLTIDPRKVDSQQMRRLLDRLAGYKISPVLQRKIGGPLSAGRVQSIALKLIVEREKEIRAFVSEEYWTVAVELEGSQPPAFTSKLEKCDGKNVAIVSGDACTVVLDELRANPYCLDRIQKKLKKRKPLPPLITSTLQQEAFRRFKFPVKKTMQLAQQLYEGVNIHGGETTGLITYMRTDSFRIADQARDQAREWIVANLGKKFYPAAANTFKKKAKIQDAHECIRPTTPFHAPDGIKADLNPSQLKIYQLIWERFFASQMAAAEIEETQFDVRNGRYLFVTKGEIVKFKGFLAMAKGESEQTVLPLLQEKEILKLLASDDKQNFTKPPARYNEASLVKVLEEKGIGRPSTYAKIIETLNKREYVYSEEKKFVPTDLGINVVDYLEENFKDIMNFNFTAELEKKLDQVAEGELDWVTGIDQFYKKLALDLAKVKDGKKVELLTGEKCPNCGGGLLKKYSLKTRGWFIGCSRYPQCTYTARVTLKDEKISPDEIQEKKCPLCAKPLIKRYSRKTGQYFIGCSGFPACTHIETSQEDLGACPQCGKPLTKRFSRKTRRYFVGCTGYPECRFIQKR